The Brevinema andersonii genome segment TAATAACCTCTAAAATTTGTACGCAAGCAGCAATAACAAGAATAAAAAGTAAAGTTTTAAGAACTTCTAACCCTAAAGGAACAAGTAACAAATGGTATAATGGCCATGTAATCGCTACAGAAATAACTTGCACCACAATAACAGCATAGCTCATTCCAATAGCATCTTCCGTTTTTTTTGTCACACCAAAAAACGGACATAATCCTAAGAAACGCGAGAAAACCATATTCCCACTTAAAACAACCATAATAAATATAATAAAATATGATGCATTCGCCATTTTATTCTCCCTTTTTATTCTTCATATTTTTAGCTTTGAGAATAGTATACTGCTGAATTATTGCTAAATACAATCCCATAACTAAAAATCCTCCTGGAGGCAACCTCATAAGTTGCAATGGATCAGGAATAATATGTAACACATTAATCATTGTAAAATATTGTTCATCAGGAACAGGATATTTAACGCCACCAAAAAGATTAATAACATGCATGGCAGGATTATTAGGATCTTGTACCACAGGATGAGTGAAATTTAAAACAACACCTAAATTTTCTGCAATCTGAAAAGATAAAGTGCCATTACCTAATAATTCACGAAGAAACGCAATAGATGTGAGTGCCGCGATATAGCCTAACCCCATACCTATTCCGTCAAGAAAAGAATATAAAACATCATTTTTACTTGCAAATGCTTCTGCTCTTCCTAAGATAATACAATTTACAACTATTAAAGGCAAATATACCCCTAAAATTCCATATAGAACAGGCAGATAACGCCCCATTAAAATTTCTACAATAGTAGTAAATCCGGCAATGATGATAATAAATGCAGGCACTCTAACCGCATGAGGAATAAAATTCCTGAGCAAAGATACTAATACATTAGAACAAGTAAGTACAACTAAAACTCCAATTCCCATCGCTAATGCACTGGAAACATTTGCTGATACAGCCAATGAAGAACATAAGCCAATTAACAAGACAAAAACAGGATTTTCCTTTAGCAAACCTTTTTCTAATTCTGTCCAAGCCGATTTACTTTGATTCATGAGACTTCCCCTTCAGCTTTTTTACTTAAATCATACATAACAAATGCTTCATTAATATCTTTTACTAAGGCACTAGAACTAAATGTAGCTCCTGAGATCATATCAAGATTCTTTGAACCCCAATCAGTCCTATCTATAGGTAATTGATCTATCTTTAAACCTAAAAATTGGCGTTGAAATCCTTGTTCTGTTACTTTTTGACCTAAGCCTGCTGTTTCAGATGAAGCATCTAATACTTTAATGGCTAATACTTGTTGCCCATCAGTGCCAACAAGAGCAACAACAGGACCTCCAAAACCTCCCGAGCTCACTCTAAATACACGCATTATTTCTTGCTCATTTGTACTGACAACAGACCAATAAATATTTGGCTCACCATCTAAATCCATTTCTTCTTGAATGATATTATATTCCTGTGCTTTTTTACCAAGCATTTCCTGAATATCCAATAAAGGATTAGGTTCCTGATAAGTAAAATAATATACAAATAACAAACTAAATGTCATCAATCCGGTAATTAGTGTTAGTGAAAGTACATTTTGAAGATGGAACTTGGGAGAGCCAATAACAATATTTTTTTCTGACATTTACTTCTCCTGTAATGAGCTTTGATTTGCATGATACAAAGCAAAAGCTTCTTTAATATTCTCAATAAAGGCATATGCTGTGTACGTTGCACCTGATAAGGTGTCAAATCCTTTATTTGACCAATCAGATAAATCACCTTCAGGCTCAAACTCAGGTAAATCTTTGATTGTTTTACCTATAAATTGTTTTTGGAATTCTAGGTCTAAAACTAAAGAACCTAATCCCTCTGTTTCATTCGCAGCATTGACCACACTTAAGTCCACAATGGTATCTCCATGCAAAGCAACTAACATATCTACAGGACCTCCAAAACCCTGACTAGATACTGCAAAAATATAAGCAACTTCCTCACTATTATTTTTTGCTAAATAAGTAGTAGGATTTAATTCAATAATATCGTAATTAGCCAAATTGCCGCCTGTCATACTTTTAATCTTCTTTACATAAGCAGGAGTTGACAATTTCGTATAAGCAAAAATCACTGTCAAGGCTACTATAAGAATAACAGAACTTGAAATAATAGTTTTTTTGATGATAGAAGCATGAGGATTATTTTCATCACAAAGCTTATTGATAAAAGGTAATAAAATGTTAACACATAAAAGACCAAATGATACCCCTTCAGGAAATGAAAAAACTAATCGAATAGCTGTGACAATTCCCACAAAAATAAAAGAATATAGCATCTTACCCATTAAATTATTAGGAGAAGTCACAGGATCTGTTTCCATATACACAGATCCAAGCATAACACCTCCTGCGAGAAGCCATACTAGTGGGTCACCGGCAAATAAACCTAAAGGTCCAATACCTGCAGGTCCTAAACGGATAGCCCCGAAAACCCAACCAAATAGCATAGCAAATACCCAAATAGAAATTGGTATTAAAGGGCTAATTACTTTTGTAAATACAAGATAAAGAAACCCAAGCAAAATAGCCCATTTTGCTGTTTCGCCCATAACGCCTGGCATATTACCAAAAAACAACATACCATAATCGAATAATTCAGTAGTATTGTTCATACCTTCTGGCATCACACCCCCTTTGTACCAATTTTTCACAGTTTCTAAATATGTGGTACCAGAAAGCACATCATAATAAGGATTTATCTGATCAGAAAATGTATATGTATCAAATGCAGGCTTTACTTTGTGATAGAAAGGCAATTTTGTAACATCTCTAACCCACACATATTGAGTAGCTTCCCAATAAGATAAACCTGCATGCTTCATAAGAGAAGGGATAGTAGGACGAATAGAAGTAGCCCAAATAGCCGGAAAGCCTGCAACAGGAACAAGACGTCCAATAAGTGCTGGATTAATAGGATTAAAACCTGCTCCTCCAAAGATCATTTTCCCAACACCAATCCCGACAATTCCTGTTAAAAGAAGAGGATATATACCTAAGCCTGGTCGCATATTTAATGCAATAATAACACCTGAAATAACTGCTGTTAAATCTCCTAGAGTTGATTCTTGTTTCATAAGTT includes the following:
- the rsxE gene encoding electron transport complex subunit RsxE, giving the protein MNQSKSAWTELEKGLLKENPVFVLLIGLCSSLAVSANVSSALAMGIGVLVVLTCSNVLVSLLRNFIPHAVRVPAFIIIIAGFTTIVEILMGRYLPVLYGILGVYLPLIVVNCIILGRAEAFASKNDVLYSFLDGIGMGLGYIAALTSIAFLRELLGNGTLSFQIAENLGVVLNFTHPVVQDPNNPAMHVINLFGGVKYPVPDEQYFTMINVLHIIPDPLQLMRLPPGGFLVMGLYLAIIQQYTILKAKNMKNKKGE
- a CDS encoding FMN-binding protein, giving the protein MSEKNIVIGSPKFHLQNVLSLTLITGLMTFSLLFVYYFTYQEPNPLLDIQEMLGKKAQEYNIIQEEMDLDGEPNIYWSVVSTNEQEIMRVFRVSSGGFGGPVVALVGTDGQQVLAIKVLDASSETAGLGQKVTEQGFQRQFLGLKIDQLPIDRTDWGSKNLDMISGATFSSSALVKDINEAFVMYDLSKKAEGEVS
- a CDS encoding RnfABCDGE type electron transport complex subunit D; this encodes MGATTDSAKLLSEFPYADKEKLNQRIMIHTLIALLFPISTGIYFFGMSVVRGIVVCVLSCVATEYLCNKLMKQESTLGDLTAVISGVIIALNMRPGLGIYPLLLTGIVGIGVGKMIFGGAGFNPINPALIGRLVPVAGFPAIWATSIRPTIPSLMKHAGLSYWEATQYVWVRDVTKLPFYHKVKPAFDTYTFSDQINPYYDVLSGTTYLETVKNWYKGGVMPEGMNNTTELFDYGMLFFGNMPGVMGETAKWAILLGFLYLVFTKVISPLIPISIWVFAMLFGWVFGAIRLGPAGIGPLGLFAGDPLVWLLAGGVMLGSVYMETDPVTSPNNLMGKMLYSFIFVGIVTAIRLVFSFPEGVSFGLLCVNILLPFINKLCDENNPHASIIKKTIISSSVILIVALTVIFAYTKLSTPAYVKKIKSMTGGNLANYDIIELNPTTYLAKNNSEEVAYIFAVSSQGFGGPVDMLVALHGDTIVDLSVVNAANETEGLGSLVLDLEFQKQFIGKTIKDLPEFEPEGDLSDWSNKGFDTLSGATYTAYAFIENIKEAFALYHANQSSLQEK